From a region of the Rathayibacter sp. VKM Ac-2804 genome:
- a CDS encoding helix-turn-helix domain-containing protein translates to MEGLLRRLSEGGESGADALRVVSFFDKLQQFRAGIDELVRSTAMLIGTEAGFAGPGGGCGFDSLGRARPQDPPAGAISTGIGGGTADAGLVWVVPSSSDADMAQLILERMSLTAATILIRQADAARLGDGEPLRMLIEALPSITEHREEALRRLGFRPDWRVRVVLARGSGGSLSDPRTWREWCGPEHRCTAPVRFGTVHAVLVHGSGTLPGALPEGAETVAVGASASALSPRDSYLSALRTLRLCSPTLGPRALAHDALGSLRCLARVSPAEAAGSELVQRMRLLVRTPVGLGEILALDAYCRHANVRAAAAELLLHHSSLGHRLKNVGAKLGIDVFEAAQRNDVWLALQLLRIAEAEPDEA, encoded by the coding sequence ATGGAGGGTCTTCTCCGGCGGTTGTCCGAGGGCGGCGAGAGCGGTGCGGACGCGCTGCGCGTCGTCAGCTTCTTCGACAAGCTCCAGCAGTTCCGGGCCGGGATCGACGAGCTGGTGCGGTCGACGGCGATGCTGATCGGGACCGAGGCGGGCTTCGCCGGTCCGGGCGGCGGCTGCGGCTTCGACAGCCTCGGTCGCGCGCGGCCGCAGGATCCGCCGGCCGGAGCGATCAGCACCGGGATCGGCGGCGGCACCGCGGACGCCGGCCTGGTCTGGGTGGTGCCCTCGAGCAGCGACGCGGACATGGCGCAGCTGATCCTCGAGCGCATGTCGCTGACCGCGGCCACGATCCTCATCCGGCAGGCCGACGCGGCCCGGCTGGGCGACGGCGAGCCGCTGCGGATGCTGATCGAGGCGCTGCCCTCGATCACCGAGCACCGGGAGGAGGCGCTGCGGCGGCTGGGCTTCCGGCCGGACTGGCGGGTCCGCGTCGTCCTCGCCCGAGGCTCGGGCGGATCTCTCTCGGACCCGCGCACTTGGCGGGAGTGGTGCGGGCCGGAGCACCGCTGCACGGCTCCGGTGCGGTTCGGGACGGTGCACGCGGTGCTGGTGCACGGCTCCGGGACCCTGCCCGGTGCGCTCCCCGAGGGCGCCGAGACCGTCGCCGTCGGAGCGAGCGCCTCGGCGCTGTCGCCGCGGGACTCCTACCTCTCCGCGCTGCGGACGCTGCGGCTGTGCTCGCCGACGCTCGGTCCGCGCGCTCTCGCGCACGATGCGCTCGGCTCCCTGCGCTGCCTCGCCCGGGTCTCCCCGGCGGAGGCCGCCGGCTCGGAGCTCGTGCAGCGGATGCGGCTCCTGGTGCGGACGCCCGTCGGCCTGGGCGAGATCCTCGCCCTGGACGCGTACTGCCGCCACGCGAACGTCCGCGCGGCGGCGGCGGAGCTCCTGCTGCATCACAGCTCCCTGGGGCACCGGCTGAAGAACGTGGGCGCGAAGCTGGGGATCGACGTGTTCGAGGCCGCGCAGCGCAACGACGTGTGGCTCGCGCTGCAGCTGCTGCGGATCGCCGAGGCGGAGCCGGACGAGGCGTGA
- a CDS encoding sugar ABC transporter substrate-binding protein → MHVHGPTTRLRRTAVALAAAAVVLLPLSGCQSASTTPAGERPAECDGVDLTRVGYSPYSNTGGYFPLVEKGLEGILSDCGIDVVTSDPDGESGEQVSGIENLVAAGAKAVIVCPTDPKAISPVARRLTGQDVLVIGLATDIPEADVVFNLDDRAFGELEGESAGGWLAANRADEVPTVAILHQDSGGEPLIARHEGVIAGIDAVLGEGKWTLVSEVEAYQEDTGNAQTSTVLQAHPDLDLIVGLNDSSALGAISAVKASGRTPGEDVGIVTGGEDARILRGVLSGEVVSTVGLFPVQQGEIIARAVLELASGGEVEREQIVPVELVTAENAQGILDSLG, encoded by the coding sequence ATGCACGTCCACGGACCCACCACCCGACTGCGCCGCACGGCCGTCGCACTGGCCGCTGCCGCGGTCGTGCTGCTCCCGCTGAGCGGCTGCCAGAGCGCATCGACGACGCCGGCCGGTGAGCGCCCCGCCGAGTGCGACGGCGTCGACCTGACCCGCGTCGGCTACTCGCCCTACTCCAACACCGGCGGGTACTTCCCGCTGGTCGAGAAGGGGCTGGAGGGCATCCTGTCCGACTGCGGCATCGACGTCGTCACCTCCGATCCCGACGGCGAGTCCGGCGAGCAGGTGTCCGGAATCGAGAACCTCGTCGCGGCCGGTGCGAAGGCCGTGATCGTGTGCCCGACGGACCCGAAGGCGATCTCGCCGGTCGCGCGCCGCCTCACCGGGCAGGACGTCCTCGTGATCGGGCTGGCGACCGACATCCCCGAGGCCGACGTCGTCTTCAACCTCGACGACCGCGCCTTCGGCGAGCTCGAGGGCGAGAGCGCCGGCGGCTGGCTGGCGGCGAACCGCGCGGACGAGGTGCCCACCGTCGCGATCCTGCACCAGGACTCCGGCGGCGAGCCGCTGATCGCCCGGCACGAAGGCGTCATCGCCGGGATCGACGCCGTGCTCGGCGAGGGGAAGTGGACGCTCGTCAGCGAGGTCGAGGCGTACCAGGAGGACACCGGCAACGCGCAGACCTCGACCGTCCTGCAGGCGCACCCCGATCTCGACCTCATCGTCGGTCTGAACGACTCCAGCGCGCTCGGCGCGATCTCCGCGGTCAAGGCCTCCGGACGCACCCCCGGCGAGGACGTCGGGATCGTCACCGGCGGCGAGGACGCGCGCATCCTGCGGGGCGTCCTCTCCGGCGAGGTCGTCTCCACGGTGGGCCTCTTCCCGGTCCAGCAGGGGGAGATCATCGCGCGCGCGGTCCTCGAGCTCGCCTCGGGCGGCGAGGTCGAGCGCGAGCAGATCGTGCCCGTCGAGCTGGTGACGGCGGAGAACGCCCAGGGGATCCTGGACTCCCTCGGATGA
- a CDS encoding ABC transporter permease, whose amino-acid sequence MTRLDTPASELARAPRRGLDQERLATIVLPVALAVMIVVFAVSSSTFFTVDNLFVVLRQSAVLGVAAIGATIILIAGRLDISQGALIAASGITCVSLLQVGLPPLVAVLGAIALGALLGLVNGVLTETLRIPGFISTLAVALVVRGAAQVWTSGQSIAAPVVEGFDLLLWVGTGSIGPLPVAVVLVTVLYIVAWLVMRTTTWGLRSYAIGSSGRASRVAGLRVNVHAMQVFVVAGALSAVAGVLLAGRLGSGSANNGQGAEFDIFAAVVLGGTSLFGGRGSIPRTALGIVFLSTLSNGLVILNVSSYWQGIATGTVLVLALAIDRLRARDDE is encoded by the coding sequence GTGACCCGCCTCGACACTCCCGCTTCTGAGCTCGCCCGCGCTCCGCGCCGCGGCCTCGATCAGGAGCGCCTCGCCACGATCGTCCTCCCGGTGGCGCTGGCCGTGATGATCGTCGTCTTCGCCGTCAGCTCGTCGACCTTCTTCACCGTCGACAACCTGTTCGTCGTGCTCCGGCAGTCGGCGGTGCTCGGCGTCGCGGCGATCGGGGCGACGATCATCCTGATCGCCGGCCGGCTCGACATCAGCCAGGGCGCGCTGATCGCGGCGTCCGGGATCACCTGCGTGTCGCTGCTGCAGGTCGGGCTGCCGCCGCTCGTCGCCGTCCTCGGCGCGATCGCGCTCGGGGCCCTGCTCGGGCTCGTCAACGGCGTGCTGACCGAGACGCTCCGGATCCCCGGCTTCATCTCCACGCTCGCCGTGGCGCTGGTCGTCCGCGGTGCCGCGCAGGTCTGGACCAGCGGGCAGTCGATCGCGGCCCCGGTCGTCGAGGGCTTCGATCTCCTGCTCTGGGTCGGCACCGGGTCGATCGGCCCGCTCCCGGTCGCGGTGGTGCTGGTGACCGTGCTCTACATCGTCGCGTGGCTCGTGATGCGCACGACGACCTGGGGGCTGCGCTCGTACGCCATCGGCTCCTCCGGCCGGGCCTCGAGGGTGGCAGGGCTCCGGGTGAACGTGCACGCGATGCAGGTCTTCGTGGTCGCCGGGGCGCTCTCGGCAGTGGCGGGCGTGCTGCTCGCGGGGCGGCTCGGCTCCGGCTCCGCGAACAACGGGCAGGGCGCCGAGTTCGACATCTTCGCCGCGGTCGTCCTCGGCGGGACCTCGCTCTTCGGCGGCCGCGGCAGCATTCCGCGCACCGCGCTCGGCATCGTCTTCCTCTCGACGCTGAGCAACGGCCTCGTGATCCTGAATGTATCGTCCTACTGGCAGGGCATCGCGACGGGGACCGTGCTGGTGCTCGCCCTGGCGATCGACCGGTTGCGAGCACGCGATGACGAGTGA
- a CDS encoding alpha/beta hydrolase — MDAELAAATELMVRPDLNDVEGTRLLMGSSTMQPSSAEVEFGGSVVIESRSVRLDGHDIALRLYRPSASVGSALLFLHGGAFVAGDLLSENARCLRYAGDAGCLVVSVDYRLAPEHPYPQGLHDCRAVLRWIVERAAELGIDPARIAVAGVSAGGALAAGVSMLALDEGERVPRAQLLLFPVLDDRLRTTSMREFDATPVWDNRNAEVMWRLYLGGREADAYAAPARRESLLGLPETYLLVAELDPLRDEALHFGARLLEQGVPVDLRLWAGTYHVFDQLVPDAAVSRASLEDQVRFLRRTLRP, encoded by the coding sequence GTGGACGCTGAGCTCGCCGCCGCCACCGAGCTGATGGTGCGGCCGGACCTGAACGACGTCGAGGGGACCCGGCTGCTGATGGGCTCGTCGACGATGCAGCCGTCCTCCGCCGAGGTGGAGTTCGGCGGGTCGGTCGTGATCGAGTCGCGCTCGGTGCGCCTCGACGGTCACGACATCGCCCTGCGGCTCTACCGGCCGTCGGCGTCGGTCGGGTCCGCCCTGCTGTTCCTGCACGGCGGTGCGTTCGTCGCGGGGGACCTCCTCTCCGAGAACGCCCGCTGCCTGCGCTACGCCGGCGACGCGGGCTGCCTCGTCGTCTCCGTCGACTACCGCCTCGCGCCCGAGCACCCCTACCCGCAGGGCCTGCACGACTGCCGTGCGGTGCTGCGGTGGATCGTCGAGCGGGCGGCGGAGCTCGGGATCGATCCCGCGCGGATCGCCGTCGCCGGAGTCAGTGCCGGCGGCGCGCTGGCGGCGGGGGTGAGCATGCTCGCGCTCGACGAGGGCGAGCGGGTGCCGCGCGCGCAGCTGCTGCTGTTCCCCGTGCTCGACGACCGCCTCCGGACGACGTCGATGCGGGAGTTCGACGCCACGCCGGTCTGGGACAACCGCAACGCCGAGGTGATGTGGCGGCTCTACCTCGGCGGGCGGGAGGCCGACGCGTACGCGGCACCGGCTCGCCGCGAGTCGCTTCTCGGGCTGCCGGAGACGTACCTCCTCGTCGCGGAGCTCGATCCGCTGCGGGACGAGGCGCTCCACTTCGGCGCACGGCTCCTGGAGCAGGGGGTGCCCGTCGATCTGCGGCTCTGGGCGGGGACGTACCACGTGTTCGATCAGCTCGTACCCGACGCCGCGGTCTCGCGCGCCAGCCTCGAGGATCAGGTGCGGTTCCTCCGGCGGACCCTGCGCCCCTGA
- a CDS encoding WYL domain-containing protein, which produces MPIASSPSTSKRLLALLSLLQSRRDWSAPVLAERLEVSERTVRRDVERLRELDYVIETTRGPDGGYRLAAGTELPPLLFDDEQAVVIALALRTAGALGTDLDEAAERALRTIRRLLPSRLAHRIDGLAASAGTATRPAGARADSGVLLRIGDAIRDALTLRFDYDSPAGPTDAVRATEPHHLVLAGGSWYLIGWTAERDDWRTYRVDRIRLRSHTGAAFTPRTVPGGDPAAFLSARFKGSTGADTWPHWGSATLDADAARIAPYLGDGTLTVEPDGRCRIRVGSWSWPGLAATIARFDAPISDVEPRELREAFARLAERSARAARSAAGAC; this is translated from the coding sequence GTGCCCATCGCCTCCTCGCCCTCCACCTCGAAGCGGCTGCTCGCCCTCCTGTCGCTGCTGCAGTCGCGCCGCGACTGGTCGGCGCCGGTGCTGGCGGAGCGGCTGGAGGTGAGCGAGCGCACCGTCCGGCGCGACGTCGAGCGGCTGCGCGAGCTCGACTACGTGATCGAGACCACGCGCGGCCCCGACGGCGGCTACCGCCTGGCCGCCGGCACGGAGCTGCCGCCGCTGCTCTTCGACGACGAGCAGGCCGTCGTGATCGCCCTGGCGCTGCGGACCGCCGGCGCCCTCGGCACCGACCTCGACGAGGCGGCCGAGCGGGCGCTTCGGACGATCCGACGACTGCTGCCGAGCCGCCTGGCGCACCGGATCGACGGACTCGCGGCGAGCGCCGGCACCGCGACCCGCCCGGCCGGGGCGCGCGCCGACTCCGGGGTGCTGCTGCGGATCGGCGACGCGATCCGCGACGCGCTGACCCTGCGGTTCGACTACGACTCCCCCGCAGGACCGACCGACGCCGTGCGCGCCACCGAGCCGCACCACCTCGTCCTCGCCGGCGGCAGCTGGTATCTGATCGGCTGGACCGCCGAGCGCGACGACTGGCGCACCTACCGGGTCGACCGGATCCGGCTCCGCAGCCATACCGGCGCCGCCTTCACCCCGCGGACCGTGCCCGGCGGCGACCCCGCGGCGTTCCTCTCCGCCCGCTTCAAGGGCTCGACCGGAGCGGACACCTGGCCGCACTGGGGCTCGGCGACGCTCGACGCCGACGCCGCGCGGATCGCCCCGTACCTCGGCGACGGCACGCTGACCGTCGAGCCGGACGGCCGCTGCCGGATCCGCGTCGGCTCCTGGTCCTGGCCCGGCCTCGCCGCAACGATCGCCCGCTTCGACGCGCCGATCAGCGACGTCGAGCCGCGGGAGCTGCGCGAGGCGTTCGCGCGCCTCGCGGAGCGGTCGGCGCGCGCGGCGCGGTCCGCGGCCGGCGCCTGCTGA
- a CDS encoding sugar ABC transporter ATP-binding protein: MTASLEPAAVLTVRGVSKAFGGVAALSGVDLSVHAGRILGLAGANGAGKSTLINILTGQLPPDTGELRVGGEPVSFSSPREAQRHGIGVVRQELDLVPDLTIAENLFLGDERPFQRALQLDRRRMREAARALLRRMGLENDVDELVRDVSIGDRQLVAAARALRSAGSVLLLDEPTSSLTPFEAARLFRVMRSLSDEGVGVVFISHRLDEVVQLCDSIVVLRDGRVAGEFAATADVLPQVVDAMVPGSAAVVRGDRAPSLGEPAFVGGAMVIKGRPPVDLAIRRGEVLGVFGLVGAGKSSIGRSIAGLETLQSGSMQLGGRPYSPRSAAAGFARGVAYLSEDRRTEGILPHLSVRQNMIVRAPRDVARGGVFDRRAVTALIREMTSRLRIKAASDALDIRSLSGGNQQKVLVGRLLAEDLSLLVLDEPTHGIDVRAKADLIDTVWDLTGKGVAVLLISSEIAELRAACDRIIVVRNGAVVRELPATTATEGELMSAATGGVS, encoded by the coding sequence ATGACGGCATCGCTCGAGCCCGCCGCCGTCCTCACCGTCCGCGGCGTGAGCAAGGCCTTCGGCGGGGTGGCCGCCCTCTCCGGCGTCGACCTGTCGGTCCACGCGGGACGGATCCTCGGCCTGGCCGGCGCCAACGGGGCCGGCAAGTCCACGCTCATCAACATCCTCACCGGCCAGCTCCCGCCCGACACCGGCGAGCTGCGAGTGGGCGGCGAGCCGGTCTCGTTCTCGAGCCCGCGCGAGGCGCAGCGCCACGGGATCGGCGTCGTGCGCCAGGAGCTCGACCTCGTGCCCGATCTCACAATCGCCGAGAACCTCTTCCTCGGGGACGAGCGCCCGTTCCAGCGGGCCCTGCAGCTCGACCGCCGGCGGATGCGGGAGGCCGCCCGCGCGCTGCTGCGCCGGATGGGGCTGGAGAACGACGTCGACGAGCTGGTGCGCGACGTGTCGATCGGCGACCGCCAGCTCGTGGCGGCGGCCCGTGCGCTGCGCAGCGCCGGATCCGTGCTGCTGCTGGACGAGCCGACCTCCTCGCTGACGCCGTTCGAGGCGGCACGCCTCTTCCGCGTCATGCGCTCGCTCAGCGACGAGGGCGTCGGCGTGGTCTTCATCTCGCACCGGCTCGACGAGGTCGTGCAGCTCTGCGACAGCATCGTCGTGCTGCGGGACGGCCGGGTCGCCGGCGAGTTCGCGGCCACGGCGGACGTGCTGCCGCAGGTCGTCGACGCCATGGTGCCGGGCTCCGCCGCCGTCGTCCGGGGCGACCGGGCCCCGTCGCTCGGCGAGCCCGCGTTCGTCGGCGGAGCGATGGTGATCAAGGGCCGCCCGCCCGTCGACCTCGCGATCCGGCGGGGCGAGGTGCTCGGCGTCTTCGGCCTCGTCGGCGCGGGGAAGTCCTCGATCGGCCGCTCGATCGCCGGCCTCGAGACCCTGCAGTCCGGCTCGATGCAGCTCGGCGGCCGGCCCTACAGTCCGCGCTCCGCGGCCGCCGGCTTCGCCCGGGGCGTCGCCTACCTCTCCGAGGACCGCCGCACCGAGGGGATCCTGCCGCACCTCAGCGTGCGGCAGAACATGATCGTCCGGGCCCCGCGGGACGTCGCTCGCGGCGGCGTCTTCGACCGGCGCGCGGTGACCGCCCTGATCCGCGAGATGACGTCCCGCCTGCGGATCAAGGCAGCGAGCGACGCCCTCGACATCCGCTCGCTCTCGGGGGGCAACCAGCAGAAGGTGCTCGTCGGGCGCCTGCTCGCCGAGGACCTGTCCCTGCTCGTCCTCGACGAGCCCACCCACGGCATCGACGTCCGGGCCAAGGCCGACCTGATCGACACGGTCTGGGACCTCACCGGCAAGGGCGTCGCCGTCCTGCTGATCAGCTCGGAGATCGCCGAGCTGCGCGCCGCCTGCGACCGGATCATCGTCGTCCGCAACGGCGCCGTCGTCCGGGAGCTCCCGGCCACCACCGCCACCGAAGGAGAACTGATGTCCGCAGCGACCGGAGGCGTCTCGTGA